One part of the Sphingobium yanoikuyae genome encodes these proteins:
- a CDS encoding bifunctional GNAT family N-acetyltransferase/carbon-nitrogen hydrolase family protein: MTTTAKKRLEVRAAVPGDVRGIQRLIARAYPGMPNYSLATIRGQINNFPNGCFVALYDSKVVGYCATMRVSKAMAFSHHDWEEITANGFGTRHSAAGEWLYGYEMAVDPKLRGLRIGQRLYDERKELAEELDLHGIVIAGRMPGYARAKRRAGSPADYLEKVVSGKLRDQVISFQLKNQFEPLGVLENYLPEDKQSDGHAAHLVWRNPYVDPDEAPEMRVPRGVESVRLATCQLQARAVKDFDEFVRNIEYFVDVAADYRSDFIVFPELFTLPLLSFETKKLSPIEAIDKLTGYTPRLTKELTRMALEYNINIIGGSHPTRADDGDIQNIAYVALRDGSVHTQEKIHPTPNEAFWWNIKGGDALDVIQTDCGPIGVLICYDSEFPELARRLVDQGARIIFVPFCTDSRLGYMRVRYCAQARAIENQCYVVMSGNVGNLPNVDNMDIQYAQSAILTPCDLPFARDGIAAEASENVETLTMADVNLADLSWARAEGTVRNLRDRRFDLYHIDWDSNPDHSHAPSGGPVPAGGHNSPGGG, translated from the coding sequence ATGACCACGACAGCCAAGAAGCGCCTGGAAGTCCGGGCGGCGGTGCCCGGCGATGTGCGCGGCATCCAGCGGCTGATCGCCCGCGCCTATCCCGGCATGCCCAATTATTCGCTGGCCACCATCCGCGGCCAGATCAACAATTTCCCCAATGGCTGCTTCGTCGCCCTCTATGACAGCAAGGTCGTGGGCTATTGCGCCACCATGCGCGTCAGCAAGGCGATGGCCTTTTCCCATCATGACTGGGAGGAGATCACCGCCAACGGTTTCGGCACCCGCCACAGCGCAGCAGGCGAATGGCTTTATGGCTATGAAATGGCGGTCGATCCCAAGCTGCGCGGGCTGCGCATCGGCCAGCGCCTCTATGACGAGCGCAAGGAACTGGCCGAGGAACTGGACCTGCACGGCATCGTCATTGCGGGCCGCATGCCCGGCTATGCCCGCGCCAAGCGCCGCGCCGGCAGCCCGGCCGACTATCTGGAAAAGGTGGTCAGCGGCAAGCTGCGCGACCAGGTCATCAGCTTCCAGTTGAAGAACCAGTTCGAACCGCTGGGCGTGCTGGAAAATTACCTGCCCGAAGACAAGCAGTCGGATGGCCATGCCGCGCATCTGGTCTGGCGCAACCCCTATGTCGACCCGGACGAGGCACCCGAAATGCGGGTGCCGCGCGGCGTCGAAAGCGTCCGCCTCGCCACCTGCCAGCTCCAGGCGCGCGCGGTGAAGGATTTCGACGAGTTCGTCCGCAACATCGAATATTTCGTCGACGTGGCGGCCGATTATCGGTCGGACTTCATCGTCTTCCCCGAACTGTTCACCCTGCCCCTGCTCTCCTTCGAGACCAAGAAGCTCTCCCCGATCGAGGCGATCGACAAGCTGACCGGCTATACCCCGCGCCTGACCAAGGAACTGACGCGGATGGCGCTGGAATATAATATCAACATCATCGGCGGATCGCACCCGACCCGCGCCGACGATGGCGACATCCAGAATATCGCCTATGTCGCGCTGCGCGACGGATCGGTCCACACCCAGGAAAAGATCCACCCGACCCCCAACGAAGCCTTCTGGTGGAACATCAAGGGCGGCGACGCGCTCGACGTGATCCAGACCGACTGCGGCCCGATCGGCGTGCTGATCTGTTATGACAGCGAATTTCCCGAACTGGCCCGCCGACTGGTCGACCAGGGCGCGCGCATCATCTTCGTCCCCTTCTGCACCGACTCGCGCCTGGGCTATATGCGCGTGCGCTATTGCGCGCAGGCCCGCGCGATCGAGAATCAATGCTATGTCGTGATGTCGGGCAATGTCGGCAATCTGCCGAACGTCGACAATATGGACATCCAATATGCCCAGAGCGCGATCCTGACGCCGTGCGACCTGCCCTTCGCGCGGGACGGCATCGCGGCCGAGGCGAGCGAAAATGTCGAGACGCTGACCATGGCGGACGTGAACCTGGCCGACCTCAGCTGGGCGCGGGCCGAAGGCACGGTCCGCAACCTGCGCGACCGCCGCTTCGACCTCTATCATATCGACTGGGACAGCAATCCCGACCACAGCCACGCGCCAAGCGGCGGCCCGGTGCCGGCGGGTGGCCATAATTCGCCCGGTGGCGGCTGA
- a CDS encoding NADP-dependent isocitrate dehydrogenase gives MAKIKVKNPVVEIDGDEMTRIIWEWIRERLILPYLDVDLKYYDLSVEKRDETSDQITIDAANAIKEYGVGVKCATITPDEARVEEFGLKKMWKSPNGTIRNILGGVVFREPIVIKNVPRLVPGWTDPIVVGRHAFGDQYKATDFKVPGAGTLTMKWVGTNGEELEYEVFEFPSAGVAMGMYNLDESIRDFAKASFNYGLNRGWPVYLSTKNTILKAYDGRFKDLFQEVFDAEFADKFKAAGIVYEHRLIDDMVASALKWSGKFVWACKNYDGDVQSDTVAQGFGSLGLMTSVLLSPDGKTVEAEAAHGTVTRHYRQHQQGKATSTNPIASIFAWTQGLSFRGKFDDTPDVVKFAETLEQVCIKTVEGGAMTKDLALLIGPDQAWMTTEQFFEAIRVNLEAEMAKWA, from the coding sequence ATGGCGAAGATCAAGGTGAAAAACCCCGTCGTGGAAATCGACGGCGACGAAATGACCCGCATCATCTGGGAATGGATCCGTGAGCGCCTCATTCTCCCCTATCTCGACGTCGACCTGAAATATTATGACCTGTCGGTCGAGAAGCGCGACGAGACCAGCGACCAGATCACGATCGACGCGGCCAACGCGATCAAGGAATATGGCGTCGGCGTGAAGTGCGCCACCATCACCCCCGACGAAGCGCGCGTCGAGGAATTCGGCCTCAAGAAGATGTGGAAGTCGCCCAACGGCACGATCCGCAACATCCTGGGCGGCGTCGTGTTCCGCGAACCGATCGTCATCAAGAATGTCCCCCGCCTGGTTCCGGGCTGGACCGACCCGATCGTCGTCGGCCGTCACGCCTTTGGCGACCAGTATAAGGCCACCGATTTCAAGGTGCCCGGCGCCGGTACGCTGACCATGAAGTGGGTCGGCACCAATGGCGAGGAACTCGAATATGAAGTGTTCGAATTCCCCAGCGCCGGCGTTGCCATGGGCATGTACAATCTCGACGAATCGATCCGCGATTTCGCCAAGGCCAGCTTCAACTATGGCCTGAACCGCGGCTGGCCCGTCTATCTGTCGACCAAGAACACCATCCTCAAGGCCTATGACGGCCGCTTCAAGGATCTGTTCCAGGAAGTGTTCGACGCCGAATTCGCCGACAAGTTCAAGGCGGCCGGCATCGTCTACGAACATCGCCTGATCGACGACATGGTCGCGTCGGCGCTGAAGTGGAGCGGCAAGTTCGTCTGGGCCTGCAAGAATTATGACGGCGACGTCCAGTCGGACACCGTGGCCCAGGGCTTCGGCTCGCTCGGCCTGATGACCTCGGTCCTGCTGTCGCCCGATGGCAAGACCGTGGAAGCCGAAGCCGCGCACGGCACCGTCACCCGCCACTATCGCCAGCACCAGCAGGGCAAGGCGACCTCGACCAACCCGATCGCCTCGATCTTCGCCTGGACCCAGGGCCTGTCGTTCCGCGGCAAGTTCGACGATACGCCGGACGTCGTGAAGTTCGCCGAGACGCTGGAGCAGGTCTGCATCAAGACCGTCGAAGGCGGCGCGATGACCAAGGATCTGGCCCTGCTGATCGGCCCGGATCAGGCCTGGATGACCACGGAGCAGTTCTTCGAGGCGATCCGCGTCAATCTGGAAGCCGAAATGGCCAAGTGGGCCTGA
- a CDS encoding phosphatidylserine decarboxylase yields the protein MENDEITIAAGGNVKWRFPSVHPEGVKFGAIAAAITGLFFVMGWEIIGWLMLMVTIWVLAFFRDPIRAVPQDEGAIIAPADGLVTLIQRVPPPREMAGPDGLGDQPLIRVSIFMSVFDVHINRTPIGGTVKAVTYISGKFLNADLDKASEDNERQHILVERHDGLRVGFTQIAGLVARRIVPFVKPGDMVAAGQRIGLIRFGSRVDVYLPAGTAPRVILGQRTVAGETILGQIGDRRVIAGIQQ from the coding sequence ATGGAAAATGACGAGATCACGATTGCCGCAGGCGGCAATGTCAAATGGCGCTTCCCCTCGGTCCATCCCGAAGGGGTGAAGTTCGGCGCGATCGCGGCTGCGATCACCGGCCTGTTCTTCGTGATGGGCTGGGAAATCATCGGCTGGCTGATGCTGATGGTCACCATCTGGGTGCTGGCCTTCTTCCGCGATCCGATCCGCGCTGTGCCGCAGGATGAAGGCGCGATCATCGCCCCGGCGGATGGCCTGGTGACTCTGATCCAGCGTGTGCCGCCGCCGCGCGAGATGGCCGGCCCTGATGGCCTGGGCGATCAGCCGCTGATCCGCGTGTCGATTTTCATGAGCGTGTTCGACGTCCATATCAACCGTACCCCGATCGGCGGCACGGTGAAGGCCGTCACCTATATTTCGGGCAAGTTCCTCAACGCCGATCTCGACAAGGCGAGCGAGGATAATGAGCGCCAGCATATCCTGGTCGAGCGTCATGACGGCCTGCGCGTCGGCTTCACCCAGATTGCCGGCCTTGTCGCGCGCCGCATCGTACCCTTCGTCAAGCCGGGCGACATGGTCGCCGCCGGCCAGCGCATCGGCCTCATCCGCTTTGGCAGCCGTGTCGATGTCTATCTGCCCGCTGGCACCGCGCCGCGCGTGATCCTGGGCCAGCGCACCGTCGCGGGCGAGACGATCCTGGGCCAGATCGGCGATCGCCGCGTGATCGCGGGCATCCAGCAGTGA
- a CDS encoding CDP-alcohol phosphatidyltransferase family protein, translating to MLAPNAVTAMALCFGLTGVRYGISGEWERAVLSILFAGVLDGLDGRIARMLRGESRFGAELDSLSDSIAFGVAPALILYLWSLHAMPKFGWIFALAHALSCALRLARFNANIDVEEQPHKSAGFLTGVPAPAGAGLTFVPLYLWMVTGEEIFRAWYVVAPWTAFVAFLMISSIATYSWSALRLRKRIRLELIAFVGLLAAALATQPWLTLLLICGVYVLLIPFGILSYAKVRKQPVG from the coding sequence ATGCTGGCACCCAATGCGGTGACGGCGATGGCGCTGTGCTTCGGCCTCACCGGCGTGCGCTACGGCATTTCGGGCGAGTGGGAACGGGCGGTATTGTCCATCCTGTTCGCCGGCGTGCTCGACGGACTGGACGGCCGGATCGCCCGGATGTTGCGGGGCGAGAGCCGCTTTGGCGCCGAACTGGATTCGCTGTCCGATTCGATTGCCTTCGGAGTCGCGCCGGCGCTGATCCTCTATCTCTGGTCGCTGCACGCCATGCCGAAATTCGGCTGGATCTTCGCGCTCGCCCATGCCCTGTCCTGCGCGCTGCGCCTGGCGCGGTTCAACGCCAATATCGATGTCGAGGAGCAGCCGCACAAATCGGCCGGCTTCCTGACCGGCGTGCCGGCGCCGGCCGGTGCGGGCCTCACCTTCGTGCCGCTCTATCTGTGGATGGTGACGGGCGAAGAGATTTTCCGCGCCTGGTATGTGGTCGCGCCCTGGACCGCGTTCGTGGCCTTCCTGATGATCTCCAGCATCGCCACCTATAGCTGGTCGGCGCTGCGGCTGCGCAAGCGCATCCGGCTGGAACTCATCGCCTTTGTCGGCCTGTTGGCGGCGGCGCTGGCGACCCAGCCCTGGCTCACTCTGCTGTTGATCTGCGGCGTCTATGTGCTGCTGATTCCGTTCGGCATCCTGTCCTACGCGAAGGTGCGCAAGCAGCCTGTTGGCTGA
- the rpsB gene encoding 30S ribosomal protein S2: MATPVVTMQQLIEAGAHFGHQTHRWNPRMKPYIFGDRNGIHILDLSQTVPLFARALDFVSATVAGGGKVLFVGTKRQAQDPIAEAARKSGQHFVNHRWLGGMLTNWKTISGSIKRLKTLEEKLSGDTHGFTKKEVLQMTREREKLELSLGGIRDMNGIPDVMFVIDANKEELAIKEANTLGIPVVAILDSNVSPDGIAFPVPANDDASRAIRLYCDAVAAAATKGNRGAQQASGIDMGALDEPEAEEVVAQA, translated from the coding sequence ATGGCGACCCCCGTCGTCACCATGCAGCAATTGATCGAGGCTGGCGCCCACTTCGGCCACCAGACCCACCGCTGGAACCCGCGGATGAAGCCGTACATCTTCGGCGACCGCAACGGCATCCACATCCTTGACCTGTCGCAGACCGTGCCGCTCTTCGCGCGCGCCCTCGACTTCGTGTCGGCCACCGTCGCCGGCGGCGGCAAGGTTCTGTTCGTCGGCACCAAGCGCCAGGCCCAGGATCCGATCGCCGAAGCCGCCCGCAAGTCGGGCCAGCACTTCGTCAACCACCGCTGGCTGGGCGGCATGCTCACCAACTGGAAGACCATCTCGGGCTCGATCAAGCGCCTGAAGACCCTCGAAGAGAAGCTGTCGGGCGATACCCACGGCTTCACCAAGAAGGAAGTCCTCCAGATGACCCGCGAGCGTGAGAAGCTGGAACTGTCGCTGGGCGGCATCCGTGACATGAACGGCATCCCCGATGTCATGTTCGTGATCGACGCCAACAAGGAAGAGCTGGCGATCAAGGAAGCCAACACCCTGGGTATCCCGGTTGTCGCCATCCTCGACTCGAACGTCTCGCCCGATGGCATCGCCTTCCCGGTTCCGGCGAACGATGACGCCAGCCGCGCCATCCGCCTCTACTGCGACGCCGTTGCCGCCGCCGCCACCAAGGGCAACCGTGGTGCGCAGCAGGCTTCGGGCATCGACATGGGCGCTCTGGACGAGCCCGAGGCCGAAGAGGTCGTCGCGCAGGCCTGA
- the tsf gene encoding translation elongation factor Ts, which produces MAEITAAAVKELRDRSGAGMMDCKKALTEANGDIEAATDWLRAKGLAAAQKKSSRTAAEGLVGVAVAGTKGVAVEVNSETDFVAKNDQFQDFVRTVSTVALESGAADAEALSAQPHPAGGTIAEKLVANIATIGENQNLRRVAHVEVAEGVVVPYVHNAAAPGLGKIGVLVALEGDAPADVLEPLGKQLAMHIAAAFPLALSADDIDPALLERERAIAAEKAAESGKPAEIVAKMVDGAVAKFAKEQALLSQLFVMDNKTPIADVVAKAAKDAGKSISLKSYVRFQLGEGIEKEVSDFAAEVAAAAGA; this is translated from the coding sequence ATGGCCGAGATTACCGCTGCCGCCGTCAAGGAACTGCGCGACCGTTCGGGCGCGGGCATGATGGATTGCAAGAAGGCCCTCACCGAAGCCAATGGCGACATCGAAGCGGCGACCGACTGGCTGCGCGCCAAGGGTCTGGCTGCTGCCCAGAAGAAGTCGAGCCGCACCGCTGCTGAAGGCCTGGTCGGCGTTGCCGTCGCCGGCACCAAGGGCGTTGCCGTCGAAGTGAACAGCGAAACCGACTTCGTTGCCAAGAACGACCAGTTCCAGGACTTCGTTCGCACCGTGTCGACCGTTGCGCTGGAATCGGGCGCGGCTGACGCCGAAGCCCTGTCGGCCCAGCCGCACCCCGCCGGCGGCACCATCGCCGAAAAGCTGGTCGCCAACATCGCCACCATCGGCGAAAACCAGAATCTGCGTCGCGTCGCTCACGTCGAAGTGGCCGAAGGCGTCGTCGTGCCCTACGTGCACAACGCTGCTGCGCCGGGCCTCGGCAAGATCGGCGTGCTCGTCGCGCTCGAAGGCGATGCCCCCGCCGACGTTCTGGAGCCGCTGGGCAAGCAGCTGGCCATGCACATCGCCGCTGCCTTCCCGCTGGCCCTGTCGGCTGACGACATCGATCCGGCCCTGCTGGAGCGTGAGCGCGCGATCGCCGCTGAAAAGGCTGCCGAATCGGGCAAGCCCGCCGAAATCGTCGCCAAGATGGTCGACGGTGCGGTCGCCAAGTTCGCCAAGGAGCAGGCCCTGCTCTCGCAGCTGTTCGTGATGGACAACAAGACCCCGATCGCCGACGTCGTCGCCAAGGCGGCCAAGGATGCCGGCAAGTCGATCTCGCTCAAGTCCTATGTCCGCTTCCAGCTGGGCGAAGGCATCGAGAAGGAAGTCAGCGACTTCGCCGCCGAAGTGGCTGCTGCCGCCGGCGCCTGA
- the pyrH gene encoding UMP kinase: MTRPAFKRILLKLSGEVLMGSGQFGIDPETVDRVAGEIAAAKDAGFELCVVVGGGNIFRGLAGAAKGFDRTSADYMGMLATVMNALAVQNALEKIGCDTRVQSAIPMASVCEPYIRRKAVRHMEKGRIVIFAAGTGNPFFTTDTTAALRAAEMNCDALFKGTSVDGIYDADPKKVADATRYEAISFDQVLTDNLKVMDASAIALCRENHIPIVVFNIREEGNLAKVLAGEGTATIVQNQER; this comes from the coding sequence ATGACCCGGCCAGCCTTCAAACGCATCCTGCTGAAATTGTCGGGCGAGGTGCTGATGGGGTCCGGCCAGTTCGGCATCGATCCCGAGACCGTCGATCGCGTCGCTGGCGAAATCGCCGCCGCTAAGGATGCGGGCTTCGAACTGTGCGTGGTCGTGGGTGGCGGCAACATCTTCCGCGGCCTTGCCGGCGCGGCCAAGGGCTTCGACCGCACCAGCGCCGACTATATGGGCATGCTGGCGACCGTGATGAACGCGCTGGCGGTGCAGAATGCGCTGGAAAAGATCGGCTGCGACACCCGCGTTCAGTCGGCCATTCCGATGGCGTCGGTGTGTGAGCCCTATATCCGGCGCAAGGCCGTGCGCCACATGGAGAAGGGCCGGATCGTGATCTTCGCGGCGGGCACCGGCAATCCCTTCTTCACCACCGATACCACCGCAGCCCTGCGCGCAGCGGAAATGAACTGCGACGCGCTGTTCAAGGGCACCAGTGTCGATGGCATCTATGACGCCGATCCCAAGAAGGTGGCGGACGCCACCCGCTATGAGGCGATCAGCTTCGACCAGGTGCTGACCGACAATCTCAAGGTCATGGACGCCAGCGCGATCGCGCTGTGTCGTGAAAATCATATTCCCATCGTCGTCTTCAACATCCGCGAGGAAGGCAACCTGGCCAAGGTGCTGGCGGGTGAAGGCACCGCGACGATCGTGCAAAATCAGGAGCGCTAA
- the frr gene encoding ribosome recycling factor translates to MAQYNKSDLERRMAGAIEALKGDLTGLRTGRANVQLLDPVMVTVYGANMPLNQVATVSAPEPRMLSVQVWDKANVGPCDKAIRSAGLGLNPIVDGQTLRLPIPDLTEERRKELAKLASKYAEGARVAVRNVRRDGMDSLKTDEKKGEISEDERKRLETEVQKLTDATIVDIDAAASAKEKEILGQ, encoded by the coding sequence ATGGCCCAGTATAACAAGTCCGACCTCGAACGCCGCATGGCCGGCGCAATCGAAGCGCTGAAGGGCGATCTCACCGGTCTGCGCACCGGCCGCGCCAATGTGCAGCTGCTCGATCCCGTCATGGTCACCGTCTATGGCGCCAACATGCCGCTGAACCAGGTCGCCACCGTGTCGGCGCCCGAGCCGCGCATGCTGTCGGTCCAGGTGTGGGACAAGGCCAATGTCGGCCCCTGCGACAAGGCGATCCGTTCGGCGGGCCTGGGCCTCAACCCGATCGTCGACGGCCAGACGCTGCGCCTGCCGATCCCCGACCTGACCGAGGAACGCCGCAAGGAACTGGCCAAGCTCGCCAGCAAATATGCCGAAGGCGCGCGCGTCGCCGTCCGCAACGTCCGTCGCGACGGCATGGACAGCCTGAAGACCGACGAGAAGAAGGGCGAGATCAGCGAAGACGAGCGCAAGCGTCTGGAAACCGAAGTCCAGAAGCTGACCGACGCCACCATCGTGGATATCGACGCGGCCGCTTCGGCCAAGGAAAAGGAAATCCTCGGCCAGTAA
- a CDS encoding isoprenyl transferase, translating into MATQAKPDLTSAAPAHGARHVAIIMDGNGRWAKKRLLPRIAGHRAGVEAVRRVARAAQDMGLECLTLYAFSSENWKRPATEVSDLMGLLRHFIQSDIDEFHANGVRLRVIGNYKALEPGLVDLIESAMARTAANTGPVIAIALNYGAQDEMVRAAQRLAQRVASGELSAENIGIEAIDAELYTADLPPLDLLIRTSGEQRLSNFMLWQAAYAELYFTDMLWPDFDGRALAQALDAFRMRDRRFGGL; encoded by the coding sequence ATGGCCACACAAGCCAAGCCCGATCTTACCAGCGCTGCGCCTGCCCATGGTGCGCGCCATGTCGCCATCATCATGGACGGCAATGGCCGCTGGGCGAAGAAGCGGCTGTTGCCGCGCATCGCCGGCCATCGCGCCGGGGTGGAGGCGGTGCGCCGCGTCGCCCGCGCGGCGCAGGATATGGGCCTTGAATGCCTGACGCTCTATGCCTTCTCCTCGGAGAACTGGAAGCGTCCGGCGACCGAAGTGTCCGACCTGATGGGACTGCTGCGCCATTTCATCCAGTCGGATATCGACGAGTTCCATGCCAATGGCGTGCGGCTGCGGGTGATCGGCAACTACAAGGCGCTGGAGCCTGGCCTGGTCGACCTGATCGAAAGCGCGATGGCGCGCACCGCCGCCAACACTGGCCCGGTGATCGCGATCGCGCTCAACTATGGCGCGCAGGACGAGATGGTGCGCGCGGCGCAGCGTCTGGCGCAGCGGGTGGCGAGCGGTGAATTGTCGGCCGAGAATATCGGCATCGAGGCGATCGACGCCGAACTCTACACCGCCGACCTGCCGCCGCTCGACCTGCTGATCCGCACCTCGGGCGAACAGCGGCTTAGCAATTTCATGCTGTGGCAGGCGGCTTATGCCGAACTCTATTTTACCGATATGCTCTGGCCTGATTTCGATGGCCGGGCATTGGCGCAGGCGCTCGACGCCTTCCGCATGAGGGACCGCCGTTTCGGCGGACTGTGA
- a CDS encoding phosphatidate cytidylyltransferase has translation MSSELRTRTIVGLGLIAMAVGALVFGGFVFWMLLSIAGVLMMGEWGMLTGASSDQRKMAMYAVSVPLAILCPVAAGVSWLGFGLMMASFFFVLITSRAIKLALGILYICLPVMALLFLRGQAPDSHGLLLAFWALGLVWATDIGAYFAGRSIGGPKLAPRVSPSKTWSGLGGGVLAALLTGFLLYRFADLPIQLAAASGLLAVAAQLGDLLESAMKRRAGVKDSSNLLPGHGGVMDRLDGVVAAAPLAALLYLVLAGA, from the coding sequence ATGTCGAGTGAATTGCGGACCCGCACGATCGTTGGCCTTGGCCTGATCGCCATGGCTGTGGGCGCGCTGGTCTTTGGTGGCTTCGTCTTCTGGATGCTGCTGTCGATCGCCGGTGTGCTGATGATGGGCGAATGGGGCATGCTGACCGGCGCCTCGTCCGATCAGCGCAAGATGGCGATGTATGCCGTCTCGGTGCCGCTGGCGATCCTCTGCCCAGTGGCGGCGGGCGTGTCCTGGCTCGGTTTCGGCCTGATGATGGCCTCCTTCTTCTTCGTGCTGATCACCAGCCGCGCGATCAAGCTGGCGCTCGGCATTCTCTATATCTGCCTGCCGGTGATGGCGCTGCTGTTCCTGCGTGGGCAGGCGCCCGACAGCCATGGCCTGCTGCTGGCCTTCTGGGCGCTCGGCCTGGTCTGGGCGACCGATATCGGCGCCTATTTTGCCGGCCGCTCGATCGGCGGGCCCAAGCTGGCGCCGCGGGTCAGCCCGTCCAAGACCTGGTCGGGGCTGGGTGGCGGCGTGCTCGCGGCCCTGCTCACCGGCTTCCTTCTCTATCGTTTTGCCGACCTGCCGATCCAGCTGGCGGCGGCGAGCGGCCTGCTCGCCGTGGCGGCACAGCTTGGTGATCTGCTCGAAAGCGCGATGAAGCGCCGCGCCGGCGTCAAGGACAGCAGCAATCTCCTGCCCGGACATGGCGGGGTGATGGACCGGCTCGACGGCGTGGTGGCGGCCGCGCCGCTCGCCGCCTTGCTCTATCTGGTCCTGGCGGGCGCCTGA
- a CDS encoding 1-deoxy-D-xylulose-5-phosphate reductoisomerase, whose product MRSVSVFGATGSVGMSTLDLIQREPDAHEVIALTANRDVAGLAAAARAVGAKVAVVADEAQYGALKDALAGSGVEAAAGEGALVDAAAAGADWTMAAIVGCAGLKPTIAALQAGGTVALANKESLVSAGALMMQAATASGATLLPVDSEHNAIFQCLAGSSLDDVARIILTASGGPFRTLGYEDMRAITPAQAVAHPNWSMGAKISVDSATMMNKGLELIEAAHLFPVGLDRIEILVHPQSVIHSMVEYRDRSTLAQLGSPDMRIPIAHALAWPARIATPCQPLDLARIGRLDFEAPDDRRFPALRLARAAAQAGDASAAILNAANEVAVAAFLAGRIGFLDIAMIVEDVLNRYSAPMPACMDDVLHADATARVMAGDVMERLTV is encoded by the coding sequence ATGCGCAGCGTTTCCGTCTTCGGCGCCACCGGATCGGTCGGCATGTCGACGCTGGACCTGATCCAGCGCGAACCCGATGCCCATGAAGTCATTGCCCTGACCGCCAACCGCGATGTCGCCGGCCTTGCCGCCGCCGCGCGCGCGGTCGGTGCGAAGGTCGCCGTGGTCGCGGACGAAGCCCAATATGGTGCGCTCAAGGACGCGCTCGCCGGATCGGGTGTCGAGGCGGCGGCGGGCGAGGGGGCTCTGGTCGATGCCGCGGCGGCGGGTGCCGACTGGACCATGGCCGCGATCGTCGGCTGCGCGGGCCTCAAGCCCACCATTGCCGCGCTGCAGGCCGGCGGCACGGTGGCGCTGGCCAACAAGGAATCGCTGGTGTCGGCCGGCGCGCTGATGATGCAGGCGGCGACCGCTTCGGGCGCGACGCTGCTGCCGGTGGACAGCGAGCATAATGCGATCTTCCAGTGCCTGGCCGGCAGCAGCCTGGACGATGTCGCCCGCATCATCCTGACCGCGAGCGGCGGGCCGTTTCGCACCCTGGGCTATGAGGATATGCGCGCCATCACGCCGGCGCAGGCCGTGGCGCATCCCAACTGGTCGATGGGCGCGAAGATCAGCGTCGACAGCGCGACGATGATGAACAAGGGGCTGGAACTGATCGAGGCGGCCCATCTCTTCCCGGTCGGGCTCGACCGGATCGAGATATTGGTCCACCCGCAATCGGTCATCCATTCGATGGTCGAATATCGCGACCGGTCCACTTTGGCACAGCTCGGCTCGCCCGACATGCGCATCCCGATCGCCCATGCGCTGGCCTGGCCGGCGCGGATCGCCACGCCCTGTCAGCCGCTCGACCTGGCCCGGATCGGCCGTCTGGACTTTGAAGCGCCCGACGACCGGCGTTTCCCCGCGCTGCGCCTGGCGCGCGCGGCGGCGCAGGCGGGCGACGCATCGGCCGCCATCCTCAACGCCGCGAACGAGGTCGCCGTGGCGGCCTTTCTGGCCGGCCGCATCGGCTTCCTTGATATCGCCATGATTGTGGAGGATGTTCTCAATCGCTATAGCGCGCCGATGCCTGCCTGCATGGACGATGTCCTGCACGCCGATGCAACGGCACGGGTTATGGCGGGTGATGTGATGGAAAGATTGACGGTTTGA